A genomic window from Nematostella vectensis chromosome 9, jaNemVect1.1, whole genome shotgun sequence includes:
- the LOC5509951 gene encoding fibrinogen C domain-containing protein 1 isoform X2, with protein MAYLARLSATTVLLWGVFLHRSTTNAELVQYSEPNTALVDSAYKTIDVANLGECNLKCDGDEKCLSVNYWKVNKKCDLNNATKAMYPEREKKDRTAIYANIREARNCLDVLKAGGKSNGLYTVKPLQGGDAFKVYCDQTTDGGGWTVFQRRQDGSVDFYLGWAYYKRGFGNETGEFWLGLDKIHLLTNQTNTTVRVDLMDWAGATRYAVYDHFAVSAENRNYVLTLGSYSGTAGDSLSIHRGMAFTTKDREHDNFPPDNCAIHKTGAWWYNSCSNSNLNGKYFQGGEALHNGINWSTWKGYEYSLKRSEMKIRPANFVRN; from the exons ATGGCGTATCTCGCAAGACTGTCCGCCACCACAGTTCTTCTTTGGGGAGTCTTCCTTCACCGTTCTACCACTAACGCAGAGCTCGTCCAGTACTCAGAGCCAAACACGGCTTTAGTAGACTCAGCGTACAAGACCATTGACGTAGCGAACCTCGGCGAATGCAACCTCAAGTGTGATGGAGATGAGAAGTGTCTCAGCGTCAACTACTGGAAGGTAAATAAGAAGTGTGACTTAAACAACGCGACCAAGGCCATGTACCCAGAACGAGAGAAGAAAGACAGGACCGCCATCTACGCCAACATTCGTGAGG CGAGAAACTGCCTCGATGTGCTGAAAGCCGGAGGAAAGAGCAACGGTTTGTACACAGTAAAGCCATTACAGGGCGGCGATGCGTTCAAG GTTTACTGTGACCAGACTACAGATGGCGGGGGATGGACCGTGTTCCAGAGAAGACAAGACGGGTCAGTGGACTTCTATCTCGGATGGGCTTACTACAAGCGCGGGTTCGGCAACGAGACGGGGGAATTCTGGCTTGGACTTGACAAGATCCATCTTCTGACCAATCAGACTAATACCACAGTTCGCGTTGACTTGATGGACTGGGCTGGTGCTACTAGATATGCCGTGTACGATCACTTTGCCGTGTCTGCAGAGAACAGAAACTATGTTCTGACGCTTGGATCTTACTCAG GGACAGCTGGTGACTCGCTCTCTATCCACCGAGGAATGGCATTCACCACAAAGGACCGGGAACATGACAACTTCCCACCTGATAATTGTGCGATACACAAGACGGGTGCGTGGTGGTATAACAGTTGTAGCAATAGCAATCTGAACGGTAAGTATTTCCAAGGGGGAGAGGCTTTACATAACGGTATTAACTGGAGCACATGGAAGGGCTATGAGTATTCTCTCAAGCGATCTGAAATGAAAATCAGGCCTGCCAACTTTGTACGTAACtaa
- the LOC5509951 gene encoding fibrinogen C domain-containing protein 1 isoform X1, with the protein MAYLARLSATTVLLWGVFLHRSTTNAELVQYSEPNTALVDSAYKTIDVANLGECNLKCDGDEKCLSVNYWKVNKKCDLNNATKAMYPEREKKDRTAIYANIREGKPCHLKKGPPKKEARNCLDVLKAGGKSNGLYTVKPLQGGDAFKVYCDQTTDGGGWTVFQRRQDGSVDFYLGWAYYKRGFGNETGEFWLGLDKIHLLTNQTNTTVRVDLMDWAGATRYAVYDHFAVSAENRNYVLTLGSYSGTAGDSLSIHRGMAFTTKDREHDNFPPDNCAIHKTGAWWYNSCSNSNLNGKYFQGGEALHNGINWSTWKGYEYSLKRSEMKIRPANFVRN; encoded by the exons ATGGCGTATCTCGCAAGACTGTCCGCCACCACAGTTCTTCTTTGGGGAGTCTTCCTTCACCGTTCTACCACTAACGCAGAGCTCGTCCAGTACTCAGAGCCAAACACGGCTTTAGTAGACTCAGCGTACAAGACCATTGACGTAGCGAACCTCGGCGAATGCAACCTCAAGTGTGATGGAGATGAGAAGTGTCTCAGCGTCAACTACTGGAAGGTAAATAAGAAGTGTGACTTAAACAACGCGACCAAGGCCATGTACCCAGAACGAGAGAAGAAAGACAGGACCGCCATCTACGCCAACATTCGTGAGG GCAAACCTTGTCATTTAAAGAAGGGCCCACCGAAAAAAGAAG CGAGAAACTGCCTCGATGTGCTGAAAGCCGGAGGAAAGAGCAACGGTTTGTACACAGTAAAGCCATTACAGGGCGGCGATGCGTTCAAG GTTTACTGTGACCAGACTACAGATGGCGGGGGATGGACCGTGTTCCAGAGAAGACAAGACGGGTCAGTGGACTTCTATCTCGGATGGGCTTACTACAAGCGCGGGTTCGGCAACGAGACGGGGGAATTCTGGCTTGGACTTGACAAGATCCATCTTCTGACCAATCAGACTAATACCACAGTTCGCGTTGACTTGATGGACTGGGCTGGTGCTACTAGATATGCCGTGTACGATCACTTTGCCGTGTCTGCAGAGAACAGAAACTATGTTCTGACGCTTGGATCTTACTCAG GGACAGCTGGTGACTCGCTCTCTATCCACCGAGGAATGGCATTCACCACAAAGGACCGGGAACATGACAACTTCCCACCTGATAATTGTGCGATACACAAGACGGGTGCGTGGTGGTATAACAGTTGTAGCAATAGCAATCTGAACGGTAAGTATTTCCAAGGGGGAGAGGCTTTACATAACGGTATTAACTGGAGCACATGGAAGGGCTATGAGTATTCTCTCAAGCGATCTGAAATGAAAATCAGGCCTGCCAACTTTGTACGTAACtaa
- the LOC125572201 gene encoding S-antigen protein-like, with amino-acid sequence MAERRSVSCFHILRTVESPTLGGLGVFKSSTPGGLGVSKSPTPGGLGVFKSSTPGGLGVSKSPTPGGLGVFKISTPGGLGVSKSPTPGGLGVSKSPTPGGLGVFKSSTPEGLGVSKSPTPGGLGVSKSPTQGGLGVFKSSNPKGNGCLQKPNPRWTGCLQELHPRGTGCLQESHPWGSLFKYTLA; translated from the exons ATGGCGGAGAGAAGGTCTGTCTCTTGCTTTCATATCCTC CGGACAGTAGAAAGCCCAACTTTAGGGGGACTGGGTGTCTTCAAGAGCTCCACCCCAGGGGGACTGGGTGTCTCCAAAAGCCCAACCCCAGGGGGACTGGGTGTCTTCAAGAGCTCCACCCCAGGGGGACTGGGTGTCTCCAAAAGCCCAACCCCAGGGGGACTGGGTGTCTTCAAGATCTCCACCCCAGGGGGACTGGGTGTCTCCAAAAGCCCAACCCCAGGGGGACTGGGTGTCTCCAAAAGCCCAACCCCAGGGGGACTGGGTGTCTTCAAGAGCTCCACCCCAGAGGGACTGGGTGTCTCCAAAAGCCCAACCCCAGGGGGACTGGGTGTCTCCAAAagcccaacccaagggggactGGGTGTCTTCAAGAGCTCCAACCCAAAGGGGAATGGGTGTCTCCAAAAGCCCAACCCAAGGTGGACTGGGTGTCTTCAAGAGCTCCACCCCAGGGGGACTGGGTGTCTCCAAGAGTCGCACCCTTGGGGATCTCTCTTCAAATATACTCTTGCTTAG